The following are from one region of the Halorussus rarus genome:
- a CDS encoding DNA-directed RNA polymerase subunit D, whose amino-acid sequence MTEDYEVEFVERGDREARFLVRGATPAFANGIRRAIVADVPTLSIETVRMVENSSVMFDEQIGLRLGLVPLSTPLGEFEEGDTVTLSLDVSGPGTAYSGDLVSSDGMVQPADGNVPIIDLKDGQRLELEADAVLSTGKDHAKHQGGVAVGYRHLQRVEVVGDRDEYDEEETNILRGVIEEDGELVPTSEFDHDLTERYPGKEVEVHDVDNAFVFHVETDGSLTIDELVTEAAASIGDRAAELEEAVQL is encoded by the coding sequence ATGACCGAAGACTACGAGGTTGAGTTCGTCGAACGCGGGGACCGGGAGGCCCGGTTCCTCGTGCGCGGCGCGACCCCGGCGTTCGCCAACGGCATCCGGCGGGCCATCGTCGCCGACGTGCCGACCCTCTCCATCGAGACGGTGCGGATGGTGGAGAACTCGTCGGTGATGTTCGACGAGCAGATCGGCCTGCGACTCGGGCTAGTCCCGCTCAGCACGCCGCTGGGCGAGTTCGAGGAGGGCGACACCGTCACCCTCAGCCTCGACGTGTCGGGCCCGGGGACCGCCTACTCGGGCGACCTCGTGAGCTCCGACGGGATGGTCCAGCCGGCCGACGGCAACGTCCCCATCATCGACCTCAAAGACGGCCAGCGGCTCGAACTCGAGGCCGACGCCGTCCTCTCGACCGGGAAGGACCACGCCAAGCACCAGGGCGGCGTGGCGGTCGGCTACCGGCACCTCCAGCGCGTGGAGGTCGTCGGCGACCGCGACGAGTACGACGAGGAGGAGACCAACATCCTCCGCGGCGTCATCGAGGAGGACGGGGAGCTCGTCCCCACCTCCGAGTTCGACCACGACCTCACCGAGCGGTACCCCGGCAAGGAGGTCGAGGTCCACGACGTCGACAACGCCTTCGTGTTCCACGTCGAGACCGACGGGTCGCTGACCATCGACGAGCTCGTGACCGAGGCCGCCGCCTCCATCGGCGACCGCGCGGCCGAGCTCGAAGAAGCAGTACAGCTATAG
- a CDS encoding 30S ribosomal protein S13 produces the protein MSTEEPQEEDEDLRYFVRIGQTDLDGTKSVERSLSELNGIGRRAARIIAEQTGVDRTATFGRLDDDEIETVVEAVESFGDKVPEWLANHRNEYFSGETTHQTGNDLNMTRRQDINRMKMIDSYKGVRHKRGQKVRGQRTRSTGRTEGTIGVNVEEIKEEQAAEEAAEEEGGEE, from the coding sequence ATGAGCACGGAAGAACCACAGGAGGAAGACGAGGACCTCCGATACTTCGTCCGCATCGGGCAGACAGACCTCGATGGGACGAAGTCCGTCGAGCGGTCCCTGTCGGAACTGAACGGGATCGGTCGCCGAGCGGCGCGCATCATCGCCGAGCAGACAGGCGTCGACCGCACGGCGACGTTCGGCCGACTCGACGACGACGAGATCGAGACCGTCGTCGAGGCGGTCGAGAGCTTCGGCGACAAGGTCCCCGAATGGCTCGCGAACCACCGCAACGAGTACTTCTCCGGCGAGACGACCCACCAGACGGGCAACGACCTGAACATGACCCGTCGGCAGGACATCAACCGGATGAAGATGATCGACTCGTACAAGGGCGTCCGCCACAAGCGCGGTCAGAAGGTCCGCGGTCAGCGCACCCGCTCGACGGGGCGTACCGAGGGCACCATCGGCGTCAACGTCGAGGAGATCAAGGAAGAACAGGCCGCCGAAGAGGCGGCCGAAGAAGAGGGTGGTGAGGAGTAA
- a CDS encoding DNA-directed RNA polymerase subunit K, with amino-acid sequence MAQQRYSRYEKARIIGARALQVSYGAPVLTDTDQTEPILIAADEYDAGVLPFTVRRGER; translated from the coding sequence ATGGCTCAGCAACGCTACTCCCGCTACGAGAAGGCTCGCATCATCGGGGCTCGCGCCCTGCAGGTGTCGTACGGCGCGCCCGTGCTGACCGACACCGACCAGACCGAGCCCATCCTCATCGCGGCCGACGAGTACGACGCCGGCGTCCTGCCGTTCACGGTGCGCCGGGGTGAGCGATGA
- the eno gene encoding phosphopyruvate hydratase: MTLVSDVRLRQILDSRGNRTVEADVLTESGGFGRAAAPSGASTGEYEAIELDPSEAIASAREHAVPRLEGKVFVGDQRDVDRTLRAADGTDDFSEIGANSAVAVSMAAAKAAADVLGAPLYQHLGGAFRGEEFPTPLGNVVGGGEHAADATAIQEFLAVPLGAPSVQDAVFANAAVHQAVHDLLDERGVAAGKGDEGAWAPSIDDEEAFEIVDEATETVADEFGFDVKFGLDVAASEMYDEDDEEYVYRETTRSTDEQIAYVADLVDEYDLAYVEDPLDENDYEGFAELTKRVGDRTLICGDDLFVTNVERLETGIQQGAGNSILVKPNQIGTLSDAVDAVELAVENGYEPVISHRSGETEDTTIAHLAVATGAPFIKTGAVGGERTAKLNELIRIEQNVSRL; the protein is encoded by the coding sequence ATGACGCTCGTCAGCGACGTGCGGCTCCGCCAGATCCTCGACTCCCGGGGCAACCGGACGGTCGAGGCCGACGTCCTCACCGAAAGCGGCGGCTTCGGCCGGGCGGCGGCGCCGAGCGGCGCCTCAACCGGTGAGTACGAGGCCATCGAACTCGACCCGAGCGAGGCCATCGCGTCGGCGCGCGAACATGCCGTCCCCCGGCTCGAAGGCAAGGTCTTCGTCGGCGACCAGCGCGACGTCGACCGCACCCTCCGGGCCGCCGACGGTACCGACGACTTCTCGGAGATCGGCGCGAACAGCGCGGTCGCCGTCAGCATGGCCGCCGCGAAGGCCGCAGCGGACGTGCTCGGCGCGCCGCTGTACCAGCACCTCGGCGGCGCCTTCCGGGGCGAGGAGTTCCCCACGCCGCTGGGCAACGTGGTCGGCGGCGGCGAGCACGCCGCGGACGCGACAGCGATCCAGGAGTTCCTCGCCGTCCCCCTCGGCGCGCCGAGCGTCCAGGACGCGGTGTTCGCCAACGCCGCGGTCCACCAGGCGGTCCACGACCTGCTCGACGAGCGGGGCGTCGCGGCCGGCAAGGGCGACGAGGGCGCGTGGGCGCCCTCCATCGACGACGAGGAGGCGTTCGAGATCGTCGACGAGGCGACCGAGACCGTGGCCGACGAGTTCGGCTTCGACGTGAAGTTCGGGCTCGACGTGGCCGCCTCGGAGATGTACGACGAAGACGACGAGGAGTACGTCTACCGCGAGACGACCCGGTCGACCGACGAGCAGATCGCGTACGTCGCCGACCTCGTCGACGAGTACGACCTCGCGTACGTCGAGGACCCCCTCGACGAGAACGACTACGAGGGCTTCGCGGAGCTGACCAAGCGGGTCGGCGACCGGACGCTGATCTGCGGCGACGACCTGTTCGTCACCAACGTCGAGCGACTGGAGACCGGCATCCAGCAGGGAGCCGGCAACTCCATCCTCGTCAAGCCCAACCAGATCGGCACGCTGTCGGACGCGGTCGACGCCGTCGAGCTCGCCGTCGAGAACGGCTACGAGCCGGTCATCTCCCACCGGAGCGGGGAGACCGAGGACACGACCATCGCACACCTCGCCGTGGCGACCGGCGCCCCGTTCATCAAGACGGGCGCGGTCGGCGGCGAGCGAACCGCCAAGCTGAACGAACTCATCCGAATCGAGCAAAACGTATCACGACTATGA
- a CDS encoding 30S ribosomal protein S9: MVTNTSGKKKTAIARATVIEGEGRVRINSQPVELVEPETARLKMLEPFRVAGEDERDNVDVEVDVQGGGISGQADAVRTAIARGLVQYTNDAELRDAFIEFDRSLLVNDSRRSEPKKWGGPGARARYQKSYR, encoded by the coding sequence ATGGTAACCAACACGAGCGGCAAGAAGAAGACGGCCATCGCCCGCGCCACCGTCATCGAGGGCGAGGGCCGCGTGCGCATCAACTCCCAGCCCGTCGAGCTGGTCGAACCGGAGACGGCCCGGCTCAAGATGCTCGAGCCGTTCCGCGTCGCCGGCGAGGACGAGCGCGACAACGTCGACGTCGAAGTCGACGTCCAGGGCGGCGGCATCAGCGGCCAGGCCGACGCGGTCCGCACCGCCATCGCGCGCGGGCTCGTCCAGTACACCAACGACGCCGAGCTCCGGGACGCGTTCATCGAGTTCGACCGGTCGCTGCTGGTCAACGACTCGCGTCGCTCCGAGCCCAAGAAGTGGGGCGGTCCCGGCGCTCGCGCCCGCTACCAGAAGTCCTACCGGTGA
- the moaA gene encoding GTP 3',8-cyclase MoaA, with the protein MLEDDFGREVSGVRVSLTDRCNFDCVYCHNEGLGDTRGPMDPQDDEMTADEVVRFLEVAREFDVEKVKFTGGEPMLRDDLEEIIRRTPDEMEVSLTTNGTFLPGRAEGLVDAGLERVNVSQDALDPEAFAEVTQSGAYDKVIEGVHAAVDAGLDPVKLNMVVFEHTAGYVEEMVEHVAENEGLQLQLIQYMPELTGKPEWNIDIGRVHDWLADIADEVETRDMHNRNRYWVGGTAADESSGMVEIVDPVENPQFCANCHRVRVTHEGYLKGCLNRNDDLRPMGEMSKEEIRETFRETVANRVPYYGEYMVKGDDGEWEINDKYVSGLEA; encoded by the coding sequence ATGTTGGAGGACGATTTCGGGCGCGAAGTCTCCGGCGTTCGGGTCTCGCTCACCGACCGGTGCAACTTCGACTGCGTCTACTGCCACAACGAGGGGCTGGGGGACACCCGGGGGCCGATGGATCCCCAGGACGACGAGATGACAGCCGACGAGGTCGTCCGCTTCCTGGAGGTGGCCCGGGAGTTCGACGTCGAGAAGGTGAAGTTCACCGGCGGCGAGCCGATGCTCCGGGACGACCTGGAGGAGATCATCCGGCGGACGCCCGACGAGATGGAGGTGTCGCTCACGACCAACGGCACCTTCCTCCCCGGTCGCGCCGAAGGCCTTGTGGACGCGGGCCTGGAGCGAGTCAACGTCTCGCAGGACGCCCTCGACCCGGAAGCGTTCGCCGAGGTGACCCAGAGCGGCGCCTACGACAAGGTCATCGAGGGCGTCCACGCCGCCGTCGACGCCGGCCTCGACCCCGTGAAGCTCAACATGGTCGTGTTCGAGCACACCGCGGGCTACGTCGAGGAGATGGTCGAGCACGTCGCCGAGAACGAGGGGCTCCAGCTCCAGCTCATCCAGTACATGCCCGAACTCACCGGCAAGCCCGAGTGGAACATCGACATCGGGCGCGTCCACGACTGGCTGGCGGACATCGCCGACGAGGTCGAGACCCGGGACATGCACAACCGCAACCGCTACTGGGTCGGCGGGACCGCCGCCGACGAGTCGAGCGGGATGGTCGAGATCGTCGACCCGGTCGAGAACCCGCAGTTCTGCGCGAACTGCCATCGCGTGCGCGTCACGCACGAGGGATACCTGAAGGGGTGTCTGAACCGCAACGACGACCTCCGGCCGATGGGCGAGATGTCGAAGGAGGAGATTCGCGAGACGTTCCGGGAGACAGTGGCGAACCGGGTGCCCTACTACGGCGAGTACATGGTGAAGGGCGACGACGGCGAGTGGGAGATCAACGACAAGTACGTCAGCGGTCTCGAAGCCTGA
- the meaB gene encoding methylmalonyl Co-A mutase-associated GTPase MeaB, whose translation MSAEHEHADLVADLLEGKHRALARVITKIENRAPGYRDLVSQLHDHTGDAEVIGITGSPGAGKSTLVDKMADYYRDRGETVGVIAVDPSSPFTGGAVLGDRIRMASNVGDMDVFFRSMSARGSLGGLSTATTDAVKALDAFGKDKVIIETVGAGQNEIDIVKSADTVAVLVPPGSGDDVQMLKAGILEIGDVFVVNKADLDGADRTVQELREMVHMQNDHTAGLATGHHGAGGLPADESGDDDTTGDEAADGWEPQIVETVAESGEGVERLVETLADHRAHLESSGMLAEKERMRYAEEIRNLLREDVGDMLEGEIERHGGMDDLVERVRKRETDPYSVADEVIAPIEDCLDEPE comes from the coding sequence ATGAGTGCCGAGCACGAGCACGCCGACCTCGTCGCGGACCTGCTGGAAGGCAAGCACCGGGCGCTGGCGCGGGTCATCACCAAGATAGAGAACCGGGCGCCGGGCTACCGCGACTTGGTCTCCCAGCTCCACGACCACACCGGCGACGCCGAGGTCATCGGCATCACCGGCAGCCCCGGCGCCGGCAAGTCGACGCTCGTGGACAAGATGGCCGACTACTACCGCGACCGGGGCGAGACCGTCGGCGTCATCGCGGTCGACCCCTCCTCGCCGTTCACGGGCGGCGCGGTGCTGGGCGACCGCATCCGGATGGCGAGCAACGTCGGCGACATGGACGTGTTCTTCCGGTCGATGAGCGCGAGGGGGAGCCTCGGCGGGCTCTCGACCGCGACCACCGACGCGGTGAAGGCGCTCGACGCGTTCGGCAAGGACAAGGTAATCATCGAGACGGTCGGCGCCGGCCAGAACGAGATCGACATCGTGAAGTCGGCCGACACGGTCGCGGTGCTGGTCCCGCCGGGGAGCGGCGACGACGTCCAGATGCTCAAGGCCGGCATCCTCGAGATCGGCGACGTGTTCGTCGTCAACAAGGCCGACCTCGACGGCGCGGACCGCACCGTCCAGGAGCTCCGGGAGATGGTCCACATGCAGAACGACCACACCGCGGGGCTCGCGACCGGTCACCACGGCGCGGGAGGACTTCCGGCGGACGAGAGCGGTGACGACGACACTACTGGCGACGAGGCAGCCGACGGCTGGGAGCCCCAGATCGTCGAGACCGTCGCAGAGAGCGGCGAGGGCGTCGAGCGACTGGTCGAGACGCTGGCCGACCACCGCGCCCACCTCGAATCGTCGGGCATGCTCGCCGAGAAGGAGCGGATGCGCTACGCCGAGGAGATCCGGAACCTGCTCCGCGAGGACGTCGGCGACATGCTGGAAGGCGAGATCGAGCGCCACGGCGGGATGGACGACCTGGTCGAGCGCGTTCGGAAGCGCGAGACCGACCCCTACTCTGTGGCCGACGAGGTCATCGCTCCCATCGAGGACTGCCTCGACGAACCGGAGTGA
- a CDS encoding 30S ribosomal protein S4, with translation MALGENTKFYETPNHPYQGERISEERSLVDRYGLQNKEELWRAQSELRGYRREARNLLAQRAQGDTEAEEGQEFVAHLQRIGVLDDGDELDDVLLLEVTDVLERRLQTVAYRKGLGNTPNQARQFVVHGHVTVDDQRVQAPSYKVEVAEESTVEFDENSPLADELHPERAEGNE, from the coding sequence ATGGCGCTCGGCGAGAACACCAAGTTCTACGAGACGCCCAACCATCCCTACCAGGGCGAGCGCATCTCCGAGGAGCGCAGCCTGGTCGACCGCTACGGCCTCCAGAACAAGGAGGAGCTCTGGCGGGCCCAGTCCGAGCTTCGGGGCTACCGCCGCGAGGCCCGGAACCTGCTCGCCCAGCGCGCGCAGGGCGACACCGAGGCCGAGGAGGGCCAGGAGTTCGTCGCCCACCTCCAGCGCATCGGCGTCCTCGACGACGGCGACGAGCTCGACGACGTCCTGCTGCTCGAGGTGACCGACGTGCTGGAGCGCCGGCTCCAGACGGTCGCCTACCGGAAGGGCCTGGGCAACACGCCCAACCAGGCGCGTCAGTTCGTCGTCCACGGCCACGTCACCGTCGACGACCAGCGCGTCCAGGCGCCCTCCTACAAGGTCGAGGTGGCCGAGGAGAGCACCGTCGAGTTCGACGAGAACAGCCCGCTGGCGGACGAACTCCACCCCGAGCGAGCGGAGGGTAACGAATGA
- a CDS encoding cobalamin B12-binding domain-containing protein, producing the protein MSADQEQQSIRCLVAKVGLDGHDRGAHVIARAFRDAGFEVIYSGLHNAPDEIVQAAVQEDVNVLGISILSGAHNTLVPKIIDGLKEYDAFEDTLILVGGVVPDDDKAELKEMGVAEVFGPGTPMEETIEFVRENAPER; encoded by the coding sequence ATGAGCGCAGACCAGGAACAGCAGTCGATTCGCTGCCTCGTCGCCAAGGTCGGACTGGACGGCCACGACCGGGGCGCCCACGTCATCGCCCGCGCGTTCCGGGACGCAGGGTTCGAGGTCATTTACTCGGGCCTCCACAACGCCCCCGACGAGATCGTGCAGGCGGCCGTCCAGGAGGACGTCAACGTCCTCGGAATCTCCATCCTCTCCGGAGCGCACAACACGCTCGTCCCCAAGATCATCGACGGCCTCAAAGAGTACGACGCCTTCGAGGACACCCTCATCCTGGTCGGCGGGGTCGTCCCGGACGACGACAAGGCCGAACTCAAGGAGATGGGCGTCGCCGAGGTGTTCGGCCCCGGCACCCCGATGGAGGAGACCATCGAGTTCGTCCGGGAGAACGCCCCCGAGCGATGA
- a CDS encoding 50S ribosomal protein L18e: protein MSKTNPRLTSLIADLKSVSRDSDADVWSTVADRLEKPRSTHAEVNLGRIERYAEEDETVIVPGKVLGSGVLQKNVTVAAVDFSSSAETKIQQADGEALELEQAIEQNPDGSDVRVIR from the coding sequence ATGAGCAAGACGAATCCGAGGCTTACCAGTCTCATCGCCGACCTCAAGTCGGTGTCCCGCGATTCGGACGCCGACGTGTGGAGCACTGTCGCGGACCGCCTCGAGAAGCCCCGGAGCACCCACGCGGAAGTCAACCTCGGCCGCATCGAGCGGTACGCCGAGGAGGACGAGACCGTCATCGTGCCCGGCAAGGTTCTCGGAAGCGGCGTCCTGCAGAAGAACGTCACGGTCGCCGCCGTGGACTTCTCGTCCAGCGCGGAGACCAAGATCCAGCAGGCCGACGGTGAGGCGCTCGAACTCGAACAGGCTATCGAACAGAATCCAGACGGCTCCGACGTGCGGGTGATCCGATGA
- a CDS encoding DNA-directed RNA polymerase subunit N, which yields MMVPVRCFTCGKVVGEYWEEFKARSATKEGDEDPEKVLDELGVERQCCRRMLVSHKDLVDIVAPYQ from the coding sequence ATGATGGTACCCGTCCGCTGTTTCACGTGCGGCAAGGTCGTCGGGGAGTACTGGGAGGAGTTCAAGGCACGGTCGGCGACGAAGGAGGGCGACGAGGACCCCGAGAAGGTCCTCGACGAACTCGGCGTCGAGCGACAGTGCTGCCGCCGGATGCTCGTGTCGCACAAGGACCTCGTCGACATCGTCGCTCCCTACCAGTAA
- a CDS encoding 50S ribosomal protein L13: MSLAEFDADVVVDARDCILGRVASKVAQRALDGERVAVINAEDAVITGSEEDVMSTYEKRAELGSDSGPYYPKRPDMIFKRSIRGMVPYKKDRGREAFENVRVYVGNPFDEDGEVLEGTSLDRLSNIRFVQLGEVSENLGANVTW; the protein is encoded by the coding sequence ATGAGTCTCGCAGAATTCGACGCAGACGTCGTCGTCGACGCCCGCGACTGCATCCTCGGTCGCGTGGCCAGCAAGGTCGCACAGCGCGCGCTCGACGGCGAGCGCGTGGCGGTCATCAACGCCGAGGACGCGGTCATCACCGGCAGCGAGGAGGACGTCATGTCCACCTACGAGAAGCGCGCCGAGCTGGGGTCGGACAGCGGTCCGTACTACCCCAAGCGCCCCGACATGATCTTCAAGCGTTCCATCCGCGGCATGGTCCCGTACAAGAAGGACCGCGGCCGCGAGGCGTTCGAGAACGTCCGCGTCTACGTCGGCAACCCCTTCGACGAGGACGGCGAGGTCCTCGAGGGCACGTCGCTGGACCGGCTGTCGAACATCCGCTTCGTCCAGCTGGGCGAAGTCAGCGAGAACCTGGGTGCTAACGTCACATGGTAA
- the rpsB gene encoding 30S ribosomal protein S2, translating to MSENDPEQVEDEEGLDAAESEIDPEPEGAGGAEPAEEPDEDVAAEADDEQTTDEPAEAETEEEADAGPALDEDVMENQEEADLLIPVEDYLGAGVHIGTQQKTQDMERFIHRVRTDGLYVLDVSKTDQRIRTAADFLANYNPEQILVTSSRQYGRFPAEKFAEAVGARARTGRFIPGTLTNPKYDGYIEPDVVVVTDPIGDAQAVTEAITVGIPVIAMCDSNNNTSNVDLVVPTNNKGRKALSVVYWLLANETLDRRGAEPTYSLDDFESEI from the coding sequence ATGAGCGAGAACGACCCCGAACAGGTAGAAGACGAGGAAGGCCTCGACGCCGCGGAATCGGAGATCGACCCCGAGCCCGAGGGCGCGGGCGGTGCGGAGCCGGCCGAGGAGCCCGACGAGGACGTGGCGGCGGAGGCCGACGACGAACAGACGACCGACGAGCCGGCCGAGGCCGAGACCGAGGAGGAGGCCGACGCGGGCCCGGCCCTCGACGAGGACGTCATGGAGAACCAGGAGGAGGCCGACCTCCTCATCCCCGTCGAGGACTACCTCGGCGCGGGCGTCCACATCGGGACCCAGCAGAAGACCCAGGACATGGAGCGGTTCATCCACCGCGTCCGGACCGACGGGCTGTACGTCCTCGACGTCTCGAAGACCGACCAGCGCATCCGGACCGCCGCGGACTTCCTGGCCAACTACAACCCCGAGCAGATCCTGGTGACCAGTTCGCGCCAGTACGGTCGCTTCCCCGCCGAGAAGTTCGCGGAGGCGGTCGGCGCGCGCGCCCGGACCGGCCGGTTCATCCCCGGGACGCTCACCAACCCCAAGTACGACGGCTACATCGAGCCCGACGTCGTGGTCGTGACCGACCCCATCGGCGACGCGCAGGCCGTCACCGAGGCCATCACGGTGGGCATCCCGGTCATCGCGATGTGCGACTCCAACAACAACACCAGCAACGTCGACCTCGTGGTCCCCACGAACAACAAGGGCCGCAAGGCGCTGTCGGTCGTCTACTGGCTGCTGGCCAACGAGACGCTCGACCGCCGCGGCGCCGAGCCGACCTACTCGCTCGACGACTTCGAGAGCGAGATCTAG
- a CDS encoding 30S ribosomal protein S11, with protein MSESQDDKWGVAHVHASFNNTIITVTDLTGAETIAKSSGGTVVKQNRDESSPYAAMQMAETVAEEVKAAGIEGVHVRVRGPGGNLQQNPGPGAQATIRALARAGLEIGRIEDVTPIPHDGTRAPKGKSGF; from the coding sequence ATGAGCGAATCTCAGGACGACAAGTGGGGCGTCGCCCACGTGCACGCATCGTTCAACAACACCATCATCACGGTCACCGACCTGACCGGCGCCGAGACCATCGCGAAGAGCAGCGGCGGGACCGTCGTCAAGCAGAACCGCGACGAGTCCTCGCCGTACGCCGCGATGCAGATGGCCGAGACGGTCGCCGAGGAGGTCAAGGCCGCGGGCATCGAGGGCGTCCACGTCCGGGTGCGCGGACCCGGCGGGAACCTCCAGCAGAACCCCGGCCCGGGCGCGCAGGCGACCATCCGGGCGCTGGCCCGCGCCGGCCTCGAGATCGGTCGCATCGAGGACGTGACCCCCATCCCGCACGACGGCACCCGCGCCCCCAAGGGCAAGAGCGGATTCTAA